The Dermacentor variabilis isolate Ectoservices unplaced genomic scaffold, ASM5094787v1 scaffold_12, whole genome shotgun sequence sequence aaaggGACTTTCTACCGTTACTCAACTAATTGAACTCGTTCATGACGTAACCACCTCTATTGATCACCAGAAACAAATTGACCTTATTTtcctagacttttcgaaagccttcgaccgtgtgtcacACCCAAAACTTATTAGGAAGCTTGAACTAACTTTAGGAACTGGCCCAATTTTAGACTGGATTACTGATTACCTCACTAACCGTACTCAGTTTGTCGAAATTAACAACGAGAAATCCGTAACAGCTGATGTcacatcaggtgtaccacaaggaagcgtcttAGCCCCAGTGTTATTCCTAATTTTTATAAACGACCTTCCTGCTAACATATTTAACAttagactttttgccgatgactgcgtgctataTCAGGAAATTAACTCTGTCGCCGACCATATAGCTTTAAATAACGCCATAGCATCAGTAACCAAGTGGTGTGAAGATTGGCAGATGACTATTAACGTTAATAAATCTGTTGTATTATCTGTAACTAGGAAAAAACATAGATCACTCTTTCAGTACACACTAAACAACATCCCTCTCGCTTCTGTCtgtgaatacaaatacttaggcataaTACTAACCTCTGACCTCAGATGGAATGCTCACGTTAACAAAGTCACGGCAACCGcactaaaacagttatttttcattaatagacgcctccgactagcaccatctgatataaagttactagcatataaaacatttgtcagaccggtactagagtatgcaaacgtagtttggtttcctttcactaaCAAGCTGATCAAAAAACTTGAAGGCGTTCAGAGAAAGGCACTCAGATACATTTTTAACAAACAAAGGCTATCAGACTCACCGACAGAACTACTCAAACAAGCCGGGATGCTAACCCTCCAAAACAGAGCAAAACTAGCGCGCCTTAAAACCATTTACCAACTCATAAATAATCAACTAAATCTGGATACCTCACGATACATAACGAAATCTCAAACGAGGAAAACACGTCATAACCCCCCACACACACTAAACGAGTATTCATTCTGCACTCACActttcaggtactcattctttccacAGACTATGCGCGATTGGAACGCTTTGAACGTGGGCTCTGTTAATAGTTGATCACTAACTGCTTTTATCACGCTTGTTGAAAACGATCTACTTACATCtcagtaattatttttgtttactgtcaGTATCACTTGGTTACtacctttgttttgcattttaacaCATTTATCTGCCCAACCCAAATCTTGCAGTGTGAACCTgattgtatatttttttactgcTACTGATGTATAAGTTTATTCTGTATATTAATGTGTATTTCCAAACCGTTATtattgtcatgtttgtatgtcagtgtacttttttgaatgccctttctgttacgatccctgacgggattgacagtattgaataaataaaataaataataatttttcACGCACATGAATGACCGCAGGCGCATGAATTTCGAAGCAGCTAGCATGGCACGTGAAGGATGCGCCAGTGAGCCATCCTTGTCGCAAAGGGGTGTTTCTAGACAACGTCGTCGCGAACAGTGGGCGATGGTGGTATCTCCGGTTTATGTCGCATTTCGCATATTTCATTCCCTCTGCTATATACGAACTTCTGTATCAAACAATAGAATTTCAGTTGGCAGCAAGCGCCCGTCTTTTCCCTTTCTGCTGCTCCGTGCACATCGTGGGAAACCGACTAGGGTGGCCCTGCTAGAGTGAGCGTGAAGCCGAGCCGAATCGAGCAAGCTGTTACCGGGCCCCACGACCTTCTTCCTGACGTTGCTCCTGTAACCATCCCATGCTTTTACGGACACCTAATTCGGTTGAGAAATCAAATGGACCTACACTTTCAAAGCAGATAGCTTCGTTTAACCCGTTGGACGTCGGAGGTCGAACTTGACCGCGTTTAACAAAAGCGCCGGCTTACAAGGCGCGTTCGCCGTCGAGTTCTTCGAGAAGCTCGTGCTGCTGCAGGTGAGCTTTGTTGCCTGTGAACGTTTAGATGCTTTAGtgcagtgcaaaaaataaaaaaaaggccgCGCTGTTTTGTTGCGGAATGCGCGGTTACCATATTAGCAAGCCATACTGCTGAGTACTCCTAGCAATGCGGCTCGTCATCAACCTACGATAGCACGTAAGAATGAAGACACGCGAAAAGAGGAGCGCTTGTCTGCATGCGCGTCGCTGTCACCAACTCCCTAATTTTCTCTCCCTGTGCGGGTCATGCAGCAACACAGGTTTGCAGCAACACATGAAAGTAGCCATCGTTTCACGTATTGAGTGTCTTCACTGCATGGCGACTTGCGCTCGTCCACCGGCTTTATTCAGAGCTTGACGGCGTCGCCGCTGCACACGTAGCGCACGGCCGGCGCTTCGGCTCGACGGCTCGCGAAGCACGGCAGCACGGCCTTGAACTCCTTGCGGAAGCTGTCGTTGAGCCAGGTGTAGAGGAAAGGGTTGTAGCAGGTCGAGCTCATGGCGATCGCATGCGCCAGGAAAAAGAAGGCGTTCGCAAACTGCCAGCTGGCTGCGCGCACCGAAAAATCTACGGCCAGGTTGTACAGGTTGAGCGGCAGCCAGCAGGCGCCGAATATGGCCACCATCGAGACCAGCATGCGGTTGGTGCGCCGCGTGCGCCGCCGCTCCAGCTGCTCCCGCTGCGCCGACTTGGCGCCGGGCTtggcccgcgcgcgcgcgcccagcTTGCAGCAGACGCGCATATAGCAGAAGCTGATGACGGCGAACGGCAGGCCGAACTGGAGCGCGCTGGTGCACAGGCTGAAGGCGCGCCGGCTGCGCTCGGACGGCCAGCGCTCCTCGCAGAAGCCGCCGCCCAGCCCGATGAAGAGGCCGTACGGCAGCGTGAGCAGGCCGCCGGCGAGCCACACGAGGCCCACCAGGGCGCCGCACACGGGCAGCCGCAGCCGGCCGCGGAACGGGTGCATGATGACGACGAAGCGGTCCACCGCGATCGCCGTGAGCGTGAACGAGGACACGTACACGCTGACGCCCTGCGCGTACGGCACCAGGCGGCAGAGCGCGGCGCCCAGCGGCCAGGCGCCCACGAACTGGTGCAGCGGCGTGAAGGGCACCGCGAGCGCGCACAGCAGGATGTCGGAGAGCGCCAGGTTGGCGATGAACAGGTTGGTCACCGTGTGCATGGCCCGCTGCCGCGCCACCACGAAGCACACGAGCGCGTTGCCCGAGATGCCCACGGCGAACACGAGCGCGTACACGCAGTAGAAGAAGGCCCGCACCGCCGGCACGCCCGACACGTAGTCCACGGGCTGGCTCGCGTTACCCATGGCACTGCACAAGAGGTCGCCGCGATGTCAACACTCGTTGTCGATAAGGTCTCGCCGCATTGCTTCGCTGAAAGAAAAACCATCTGGCGAACCAATTATTTGCACGTTAAATACAACTCGATTCTGCTGTGCACGGTCTTCGGTCTGCCCTTTTGTTAATTACATATCAATGATATCGTTATCAATATTTCCGTTAAAATCAGCTTCTACGCTGATGACGGCGCGTTTTGCCAAGACATAAATGCAAGAGCAAGTTAATTATAGGGGTTCAACAGGACGGTTGAATGCTCAACCACCGTGGTGGCATTGCGcgtagcacgaggtcgcggtagcaaatcccggccgcggcggccgcatttcgacgtcCGCGAAATgcaacacccgtgtactgtgcaatttatttgtttattacatAAACCCACATTCGCTCCAACAGCATCATAGcgcacaaggggggggggggggtgatatacACATATTACACATATTTTACACATTTGAACATGCAAATACAAAACACTGTGTCGTAAATATCAaacaacccaggtagcacaaaagagatacgtaacgttttcgtagcgtttatccaagacgataaaaacgggttaaagaagacacgaatgagagaacttcggcgggaaaacgtcgtatatctctgctaatgtacggcttaattactttcttgagacgatctagaacaggtctgcaagacgtattcgaaaagctggtctagaaataggattgggaaagacacaagtaatccctttcccaaaactattcgtaaccaatttctaaacgtttttaggacgttatcaaaaaggtGGTCTacaagcggtcttgaaaggtttacgatcatctgaagctaatttttgcgggtgacgggcgcgatcagacatcgttgttcaaaacacgcgtttagtttcgcctcacgcgactggcctatgccgcgcagacgtcgtcagccgcacccgacggcatggcctaggccaatcgcgtgaggtgaaactgtacgggcgtttcgaacaacgatctccaatcgcgccccagatgagtagaagcgtcggtgttgactgtaagagccatggcgcagtgccaagcactcttccccgcatggccggcgcatcctctaccaagtcgcacgaaaatgagcctgttaggaataataaatccttaataccgcctttagtaagctacgatgcttacaaccacaatgggaatgacatcctgcaaagaacaaatggccacgtcttggcaggtggccagaccaagcccttcatgccaagagtgcatgaaatgagaacattgtgacaaagcaaaaacactttattaaaatgtaatgcttatgcaagg is a genomic window containing:
- the LOC142566285 gene encoding prolactin-releasing peptide receptor-like, producing MGNASQPVDYVSGVPAVRAFFYCVYALVFAVGISGNALVCFVVARQRAMHTVTNLFIANLALSDILLCALAVPFTPLHQFVGAWPLGAALCRLVPYAQGVSVYVSSFTLTAIAVDRFVVIMHPFRGRLRLPVCGALVGLVWLAGGLLTLPYGLFIGLGGGFCEERWPSERSRRAFSLCTSALQFGLPFAVISFCYMRVCCKLGARARAKPGAKSAQREQLERRRTRRTNRMLVSMVAIFGACWLPLNLYNLAVDFSVRAASWQFANAFFFLAHAIAMSSTCYNPFLYTWLNDSFRKEFKAVLPCFASRRAEAPAVRYVCSGDAVKL